The following coding sequences lie in one Rothia sp. SD9660Na genomic window:
- a CDS encoding acetylornithine deacetylase: MTLPASLPWIEKLIAAQSISQTSNRPVLDLLAAEFGAHGLTPHYTYSEDGERANLFVTVPAAGGGTDGGVVLSGHTDVVPVEGQAWTVTDPFTPLVKDGKLYGRGASDMKSFIGSAMWLLPQLLEAKLAKPVHFAFSYDEEIGCVGAPAMIEDFRARGIAPDFAVIGEPSMMQVISAHKGAHRGRVTFKGIAKHASLGPHGVNALAPAAEFITFFEQLAGTWRAEGPFDEGFVVPYSTGGVNFARGGIQYNIVGEHVVLEYDFRTVPQMTTSEVIAQIEAKIAGDLLPALKARAADAEALAGATPGEFVNAVGITHELLAAVPALGTADGAEIIALANEWAGRPGSVEAQKVTYGTEAGQFARYGGVQAVVCGPGDIAQAHTPNEWIELAQIEACDRFMLKVLEWASQEQENTMTPQDAGARPRRRIRVFPEWGVDFPLWGAPSELEQAGEYPYPYDPDDLPQVPSDLVEELAAWSQAWATRAAEEMGEIPPRSLTQQERHQEELEWKNHGKALAESLRAVLGDGFEIIYEG, translated from the coding sequence ATGACACTCCCTGCATCTCTTCCCTGGATTGAAAAGCTTATTGCCGCGCAGTCCATCAGCCAGACCAGCAACCGCCCCGTACTTGATCTGCTGGCGGCTGAGTTTGGGGCTCACGGCCTGACCCCGCACTACACCTACAGCGAGGACGGCGAGCGCGCCAACCTCTTCGTGACCGTGCCCGCCGCAGGCGGTGGTACGGACGGTGGCGTGGTGCTGTCGGGGCACACGGACGTGGTGCCGGTTGAGGGGCAGGCGTGGACTGTCACCGACCCCTTCACCCCCCTGGTGAAGGACGGCAAGCTCTATGGGCGCGGGGCCTCGGATATGAAGTCTTTTATTGGCTCTGCCATGTGGTTACTGCCCCAGCTGCTTGAGGCTAAGCTGGCGAAGCCCGTTCATTTTGCTTTTTCCTATGATGAGGAAATTGGCTGCGTGGGTGCACCTGCCATGATTGAGGACTTCCGGGCGCGCGGTATTGCCCCTGATTTTGCGGTCATTGGTGAACCGTCCATGATGCAGGTGATTTCTGCCCATAAGGGTGCTCACCGCGGGCGGGTGACCTTCAAGGGTATCGCTAAGCATGCCTCCTTGGGCCCACACGGGGTCAACGCTCTGGCGCCGGCGGCGGAGTTTATTACTTTCTTTGAGCAGCTGGCCGGTACCTGGCGGGCTGAGGGTCCCTTCGATGAGGGCTTTGTGGTGCCCTATTCCACCGGCGGGGTGAATTTTGCCCGCGGTGGTATTCAGTACAACATTGTGGGTGAGCACGTGGTACTGGAGTATGACTTCCGCACGGTTCCCCAGATGACGACCAGCGAGGTGATTGCCCAGATTGAGGCGAAGATTGCCGGTGATCTTCTTCCTGCCCTGAAGGCGCGGGCGGCGGACGCTGAGGCCCTGGCTGGCGCTACCCCCGGCGAGTTTGTGAACGCCGTGGGTATTACCCATGAGCTACTGGCTGCCGTCCCTGCCCTGGGTACTGCTGACGGTGCTGAGATTATTGCCCTGGCTAACGAGTGGGCGGGGCGCCCCGGTTCTGTGGAGGCCCAGAAGGTCACCTACGGTACTGAGGCTGGCCAGTTCGCCCGCTACGGCGGGGTGCAGGCGGTAGTGTGCGGCCCCGGCGATATCGCCCAGGCCCACACCCCCAATGAGTGGATTGAACTGGCCCAGATTGAGGCCTGCGACCGCTTCATGCTCAAGGTGCTGGAGTGGGCTAGCCAGGAACAGGAGAATACGATGACACCCCAGGACGCAGGTGCGCGACCCCGTCGACGTATTCGGGTTTTTCCGGAATGGGGAGTGGATTTCCCCCTGTGGGGTGCTCCCAGTGAGCTAGAGCAAGCCGGAGAGTACCCCTACCCTTATGACCCGGACGATTTACCCCAGGTTCCGTCTGACCTGGTGGAAGAGCTTGCAGCCTGGTCACAGGCGTGGGCGACCCGGGCAGCTGAAGAGATGGGTGAGATTCCGCCCCGTTCCCTCACCCAGCAGGAGCGCCACCAGGAAGAGCTGGAGTGGAAGAACCATGGTAAGGCCCTGGCAGAGAGCCTGCGGGCAGTTTTAGGGGATGGCTTCGAGATTATCTACGAGGGCTAG
- a CDS encoding flavin reductase family protein, with the protein MTTQVNISEKTATELFCEAFGAQAAGVAIITAEGSDGLPGGLTISSLSSVSAEPPIVSFSFKDRTGSAARIIDADSFLIHLIGADNIEIAKLFSVSKADKFGDTSTWDRLPTGEPLLHGVSRVLRVRPLGTLDAGPAVVFTAEVSDFIRHDANAAPTVYHARRFHGLGDHSAL; encoded by the coding sequence ATGACCACCCAGGTAAATATCAGCGAAAAGACCGCCACCGAACTGTTCTGCGAGGCTTTCGGCGCCCAGGCAGCCGGCGTTGCCATCATCACCGCTGAGGGCTCCGACGGGCTGCCGGGTGGCCTGACTATCTCGTCCCTGTCATCGGTTTCCGCTGAGCCTCCCATCGTCTCTTTCTCTTTCAAGGACCGCACCGGTTCGGCTGCCCGCATCATCGATGCTGACTCCTTCCTGATTCACCTGATTGGTGCCGATAACATCGAGATCGCCAAGCTCTTTTCGGTCAGCAAGGCCGATAAGTTTGGTGATACCTCCACCTGGGACCGTCTGCCTACCGGTGAGCCCCTGCTGCATGGGGTGAGCCGGGTGCTGCGCGTCCGTCCGCTGGGAACCCTCGATGCGGGCCCCGCCGTGGTCTTTACCGCTGAGGTCAGCGACTTCATCCGCCACGATGCCAACGCAGCCCCCACCGTTTACCACGCCCGCCGCTTCCACGGCCTGGGCGACCACTCGGCCCTGTAA